AGAAGCACTTTGGTCGGGTCACAACTATTTACAAAAAACCAAAAAGTTTGATCAAAACTACTTTATTCAGGTATTTCATGAAATAAAGCAAACAACTGATGGCATTCGTCCTGATTTTTCGAATACAACTATAAAGCAGAGTGGCTCTGGCTCAAAAGCAGGACAAGTTATCTATACTCCGCCAAGAGGTTTGCCCATAATTCAGGATAAATTAGACAACTTAATAACGTTCCTAAATGACGATGAGCAATATAAATTGGATCATTTACTAAAAATGGCTATTGCTCATTTTCAGTTTGAGGCCATTCACCCATTCCGTGATGGAAATGGCAGAACAGGACGTATATTCAACATCCACTATTTAACAAATAAAGGATTACTGGATGTTCCGATACTATTCCTTAGTAGATACATTTTGGACCACAAGGATGATTATTACTCTGGGTTAATGGGTGTATCGCAAAGAGGTAATTGGAAGGATTGGTTACTATTTATGCTAAGAGCCATTGAAAATACCTCAAATATGACCTTCCACAAAATCAACGATATTGTTTCTACCAAAGATTCAATTCTGGAATACGTAAAAAAAGATGATAGAAAATTTCGAAACCCCGAAAGTTTAGTAGAATTCTTATTTACTCAACCTTTTACCAAAGTAAAACACCTTGTTAATGCAGGAATTTATGCCGAAAACACTGCAAAAGATTATCTAAATAAATTGTGTGATATGCAAGTGCTTGAAAAAAGAGAAATTGACGGTCATCACTACTATTTAAACCTTGAGTTGTATCGTATTCTTTCTGAGTAACGATTAAGTTTGGTTAAAATCTGAAAAAATCACAAATTTTAGGCGGATTAGAAATTCATTTAAAAGCAAAGAACCTGATCACAAATCCGACTCAACAAGTAAACCGCAGAAATATTCACACCACAACTATCTCAAAAAAGATACGAGCCCTGTTTGGTAATCTGTAGAATTAAACCTACATTTATATAGTATGACTTTATCATACAATAAGTCCCAAAATGGATGAATACAGACAATTTGGATAAAATAGTTGAAACACATTCCAATAATATTCTGCGAAATTTATTACAATTGTTATCTTTGTTTTAATAATTTAAAAATAAAAGTTTGTATACTGATAGTTTCATACAAGAATTGTTGGCTTGTGAAAAACAAATAATTGATCCACCTTCAAAAGATTTTAAAGAAGATAGGGGACAATTGAAAAAGATTTTTACACTTCAATCTATTGATGGAAAGTATGCATTTAATGCTTTTATAAGAGGGAATACGCATTTCAAGGAAAATTTCTCAATTGGATTAGATTAAAATCCAAGAGAAGAGAAAGGCACTATTTGTTTGTTGCGCTGTAATGGTGCTCATGGTGAAAATATTATGTATCCGCATCATTCATATTTTCACATTCATAGAGCAAATGCTTACTCAATTAATAGTGGATTGAAACCTGAAAGTAATATTCAAAAAACAGATGATTATGCTTCTCTTGAAGATGCTATACAATATTTTATTAAATACATAAATATTTGTATTACTGACAGGCGAAAGCATTTCCCCGCTCCCAATACTCAAACAAAGCTAGATTTATTTAGTCATGAATGATATTTTAGATTATATAAGAGGAAGTTTTAATAACAGAATAAATATCCGAGAGAAAAGACCTGGTGTTTATCAACTTATTTTACCCCTTTATCATGAGGATGGTGATATGGTTGATATTTTTATTGAAGAGAAAAACGGTGATTTGGTTTTAAGTGATTATGGAATGACATTGATGAGATTGTCATACTCATATGAAATTGACACACCTAATAAAGAATCAATATTTCAACGTATATTATCAGAAAATAGATTAGAAGAAGAAAATGGAAATATTAAATATCATTCTAAGAAAGAAACGATTTATTCTGATATAATGCATGTCACTCAAACATACATGAAGATTGGTAGCATGAGATTTTTCAAAAGAGAAGTAATCGAAAGTCTATTTTATGATCTTCTGAATGAAACCATAACAAAGGAACTTATAGATTTTAAACCGAAAGCGAATGTGTTACCAATCCCTGAAAGAGATGATCTTGAGGTTGACTATGAATTTAGGCCAAATGGACATCCCATATATTTATTCGGGGTAAAAGATGCTGCCAAAGCAAGATTAGCGACTATAAGTTGTCTTGAATACCAAAAAGCTAACTTAAATTTTAGAAGTTTCATTGTACATGATGATTTTGAAAAACTTTCAAGAAAAGATAGGTCTAGGTTAACAAATGCCTGCGATAAGCAATTTACTTCATTAGATGATTTTAAAATAAATGCTAAATCATTTTTAGAGCGAGAGAAAAGGTAAAATTAATTACTTATTCGTCACCTCCTATTTGTAATAATTATAACCTTTATAAAAGCAAAAAGCCGCATTAATTGCGGCTTCTTTGTTGTCCTGCCAGGGGTCGAACCTGGACTCTTCTGATCCAGAATCAGACGTGTTGCCAATTACACTACAGGACAATTTTCAGGCTGCAAATATAGTTTAAGTGTTTGGAATATTCCAAACGTTTTGCTACAAAAATGACAAGTTATAAGCAGCTGGCGACAATTTTACTATTAGCTAGCAGCTTACAACTGTTAACTAATTTATTGTCCTGAGATTTTAGCCCAAGTATCCTTTAATGTAGTGGTACGATTAAACACCAACTTACCCGGTTTTGAATCGTAATCAACGCTAAAATATCCCATCCGCTCAAATTGGAACTTATCAAGCGATTTAGCCTCAGCAAGTGCAGGTTCTAAATACGCTTCAATCACTTTTAAAGAATCGGGATTAAGGGATGATTTCCAATCCTCGCCCTCAGCAACATCATCGGGGTTGGCTTTGGTAAATAAGCGATCGAACAAACGAACCTCAGTTTTGATAGCCTGTTGAGCCGATACCCAGTGAATTGTTCCCTGTACCTTTCTGCCATCAGGAGAATTTCCTCCCTTTGATGCAGGATCAATTGTACAGCGTAGCTCAGTGATATTACCAGCAGAATCTTTAATCACCTCATTACACCTCATAAAATAAGCGTAACGTAACCGAACCTCTTGCCCAGGTGCAAGGCGGAAGAATTTCTTTGGAGGGTTTTCCATAAAATCTTCCTGCTCAATATATAACTCCTTTGAGAATGGCACTAGCCTCTTGCCTGCCGATTCATCTTCGGGATTATTTACGGCCTCCAGCTGCTCTACTTGCCCATCGGGGTAGTTGGTAATAACCACTTTAAGTGGGTTTAGAACTGCCATGCGGCGTGGCGCACGTCTATTCAAATCTTCTCTCAAACAAAATTCTAGTAAGGATAGGTCAATTACATTATCGCGCTTTGCGATACCCACTTTTTCGGTGAAAAATCTGATTGATTCAGGAGTATACCCACGACGACGTAATCCACAGATAGTTGGCATGCGAGGATCGTCCCAGCCCATTACCACTTTTTCTTGAACGAGTTGGAGTAGTTTGCGCTTGCTCATCATGGTATATGTCATGTTCAACCGTGCAAACTCGTATTGGTGCGATGGGAATATCTCAAGTTTCTCAATAAACCAGTCGTAAAGCGGACGGTGTACATCAAACTCAAGGGTGCAAATTGAGTGTGTTATCTTTTCAATTGAATCGCTCTGCCCATGGGCATAGTCGTACATTGGGTAGATACACCATTTATCCCCAGTGCGATGATGTTCGGTGTGGATTATCCTATATAGAATTGGATCGCGCAGCAACATGTTGGGATGTGCCATGTCGACTTTTGCACGTAGCACCTTTTCGCCATCCTTAAA
This genomic interval from Bacteroidales bacterium contains the following:
- a CDS encoding Fic family protein, producing MPEILYPINPDRNVPWNDLPPLPIRKELYQTIEILEKLGDAKAALARLHGRSVVIPNQGLLINSISLQEAKSSSAIENIFTTDDELYKAYSDQNKEPNGSSKEVLRYREALWSGHNYLQKTKKFDQNYFIQVFHEIKQTTDGIRPDFSNTTIKQSGSGSKAGQVIYTPPRGLPIIQDKLDNLITFLNDDEQYKLDHLLKMAIAHFQFEAIHPFRDGNGRTGRIFNIHYLTNKGLLDVPILFLSRYILDHKDDYYSGLMGVSQRGNWKDWLLFMLRAIENTSNMTFHKINDIVSTKDSILEYVKKDDRKFRNPESLVEFLFTQPFTKVKHLVNAGIYAENTAKDYLNKLCDMQVLEKREIDGHHYYLNLELYRILSE
- a CDS encoding DUF1828 domain-containing protein; its protein translation is MNDILDYIRGSFNNRINIREKRPGVYQLILPLYHEDGDMVDIFIEEKNGDLVLSDYGMTLMRLSYSYEIDTPNKESIFQRILSENRLEEENGNIKYHSKKETIYSDIMHVTQTYMKIGSMRFFKREVIESLFYDLLNETITKELIDFKPKANVLPIPERDDLEVDYEFRPNGHPIYLFGVKDAAKARLATISCLEYQKANLNFRSFIVHDDFEKLSRKDRSRLTNACDKQFTSLDDFKINAKSFLEREKR
- a CDS encoding glutamine--tRNA ligase/YqeY domain fusion protein, whose translation is MSSENLRNESLEEKSKNFLEEIIEEDIRTGKHSGRVLTRFPPEPNGYLHIGHAKSICLNFGLAQRYGGKTNLRFDDTNPTKEDVEYVDSIKEDVHWLGFDWAGEYYASDYFEQLYEWAIVLIKKGLAYVDDQTQEEIRITRGTINQAGKDSPWRNRSVDENVDLFKRMRNGEFKDGEKVLRAKVDMAHPNMLLRDPILYRIIHTEHHRTGDKWCIYPMYDYAHGQSDSIEKITHSICTLEFDVHRPLYDWFIEKLEIFPSHQYEFARLNMTYTMMSKRKLLQLVQEKVVMGWDDPRMPTICGLRRRGYTPESIRFFTEKVGIAKRDNVIDLSLLEFCLREDLNRRAPRRMAVLNPLKVVITNYPDGQVEQLEAVNNPEDESAGKRLVPFSKELYIEQEDFMENPPKKFFRLAPGQEVRLRYAYFMRCNEVIKDSAGNITELRCTIDPASKGGNSPDGRKVQGTIHWVSAQQAIKTEVRLFDRLFTKANPDDVAEGEDWKSSLNPDSLKVIEAYLEPALAEAKSLDKFQFERMGYFSVDYDSKPGKLVFNRTTTLKDTWAKISGQ